One Desulfosoma sp. DNA segment encodes these proteins:
- the rpsG gene encoding 30S ribosomal protein S7, producing MPRRREVAKREVLPDPKYNSRLVAKFINNIMRQGKKSVAERILYGAFEVIERRSKQDPLEVFHKAMEHVRPIIEVKSRRVGGATYQVPVEVRSDRRDALAMRWIISYAKNRSEKTMIDKLAGELLDASQNRGGSVKKREDTHRMAEANKAFAHYRW from the coding sequence ATGCCACGTAGAAGAGAAGTTGCGAAGCGGGAAGTGCTTCCGGACCCCAAATACAACAGCCGGTTGGTGGCCAAGTTCATCAACAATATCATGCGTCAAGGCAAGAAGAGTGTGGCGGAACGCATTCTTTACGGAGCCTTTGAAGTCATTGAGAGGCGTAGCAAGCAGGACCCTCTGGAAGTTTTTCATAAGGCCATGGAACATGTGCGGCCCATCATCGAAGTGAAATCCAGACGGGTAGGCGGCGCCACCTACCAGGTGCCTGTGGAAGTGCGCAGCGACCGACGAGACGCCTTGGCCATGCGTTGGATTATTTCCTACGCCAAAAACCGTTCGGAAAAGACCATGATCGACAAGTTGGCGGGGGAACTGTTGGATGCCTCCCAGAACCGGGGGGGATCGGTCAAGAAAAGGGAAGACACGCACCGCATGGCAGAAGCTAACAAGGCTTTCGCCCATTATCGCTGGTAA
- the rpsL gene encoding 30S ribosomal protein S12, producing MPTINQLVRKGREKVRRKSSTPALQSCPQKRGVCVRVYTTTPKKPNSALRKIARVRLTNGIEVTSYIPGIGHNLQEHSVVLIRGGRVKDLPGVRYHIIRGTLDALGVANRKQGRSKYGAKRPK from the coding sequence ATGCCCACGATCAATCAGTTGGTGCGAAAGGGAAGAGAAAAGGTTCGTAGGAAATCGAGCACTCCGGCGCTTCAGAGCTGCCCGCAGAAGCGGGGCGTGTGTGTGCGCGTCTATACGACGACCCCAAAGAAGCCGAACTCGGCTCTGCGAAAGATCGCCCGTGTGCGGCTGACCAACGGCATCGAAGTGACTTCGTATATTCCAGGAATCGGCCACAATCTGCAGGAGCATTCCGTGGTGTTGATTCGTGGAGGCCGTGTTAAGGACTTGCCCGGCGTCCGTTACCACATTATTCGTGGAACCTTGGATGCTCTGGGTGTTGCCAACCGCAAACAGGGCCGATCCAAGTACGGGGCTAAGCGGCCGAAGTAA
- the rpoC gene encoding DNA-directed RNA polymerase subunit beta': MKKARSAQGMTHKEEPLKELYPYFMKPTDPLHFDAVKIMLASPEKIREWSHGEVKKPETINYRTFKPERDGLFCAKIFGPTKDYECNCGKYKRMKHRGVVCEKCGVEVIQSKVRRERMGHIELAAPVAHIWFLRSLPSKIGNLLDLTMRDLERVLYFDSYIVLNAGDVPGLKKYDLLSEEKYRSLVQEYGAGFRAGIGAEAIRELLAELDLAALARELRTEMMETSSVAKRKKLAKRLKVIEAFKDSDNQPEWTIMNVIPVLPPDLRPLVPLDGGRFATSDLNDLYRRVINRNNRLKRLMDLNAPDIIIRNEKRMLQEAVDVLFDNGRRGKTITGANKRPLKSLSDMLKGKQGRFRQNLLGKRVDYSGRTVIVVGPNLRLHQCGLPKKMALELFKPFVYNKLEEKGHVGTIKAAKKMVEKETPEVWDTLDEVVREFPVMLNRAPTLHRLGIQAFEPILIEGKAIQLHPLVCTAFNADFDGDQMAVHVPLSIEAQAEARVLMMSTNNILSPAHGGPIIVPSQDIVLGLYYMTRERPFAKGEGRSFSGVEEVRCAYDAGEVHLHARIKVRLHGRLMETTVGRALLWETISSLLDEPLSKDASLFPEIFQRINKVMTKKALLDLIDFSYRRAGEKATVILADRLKDLGYAQATRSGLSIAIKDMTIPSRKSEIIEKAFEEVREIERQYNEGLITGGEKYNKVVDIWAKATDSVAAEMMKEIETEIVEGPDGQKARTTSYNPIFMMADSGARGSKDQMRQLSGMRGLMAKPSGEIIETPITANFREGLTVLQYFISTHGARKGLADTALKTANSGYLTRRLVDVSQDVIITEQDCGTMDGIMAEALLEAGEIIQRLGERILGRVALEDVVDPVTGDVLVHAGEEIDEEGVKKIEDAGIEKVPIRSILTCQSRHGVCATCYGRDLAHGKRVQIGEAIGIIAAQSIGEPGTQLTMRTFHIGGTASKRIEQTAIQNRYPGQVKFVNLNTVLNREGDLVAMNRNGEIAIVSESGRERERYIIVYGAKLKVRDGQWVEPETLLAEWDPYFTPILTDVQGTVKFGDIIEGVTMQERLDPVTGKSSKVVVEVREGDMRPRVSIKDEKGRTARVGDGGHARYYMPVGAILMVNEGDSVFPGDVLARIPRETTKTKDITGGLPRVAELFEVRKPKEHAVITEIEGVVSFGKDAKGKRKVIVTPEVGEPREYLIPKGKHISVHEGDYVRAGEPLMDGSPNPHDVLNVLGEKELAKYLVNEVQQVYRLQGVKINDKHIEVIVRQMLRRVRIINPGDSDFLLGEHVEKHVFEEVNRRLEAEGKMPAAAEPLLLGITKASLSTESFISAASFQETTKVLTDAAAAGKVDRLRGLKENVIMGRLIPAGTGMRRYRKLHVSAEALQER, encoded by the coding sequence ATGAAGAAAGCCCGTTCGGCACAGGGCATGACGCACAAGGAGGAACCCTTGAAAGAGCTTTATCCTTACTTCATGAAACCGACGGATCCCCTTCACTTTGACGCTGTCAAGATCATGCTGGCGTCACCGGAAAAGATTCGCGAATGGTCTCACGGTGAAGTCAAGAAGCCGGAAACCATCAATTACCGCACCTTCAAGCCGGAACGGGACGGGCTTTTCTGTGCCAAGATTTTCGGTCCTACCAAAGACTATGAGTGTAACTGCGGTAAGTATAAGAGGATGAAACACCGGGGTGTAGTGTGCGAAAAGTGTGGCGTGGAGGTGATTCAGTCCAAGGTGCGTCGTGAACGCATGGGGCACATTGAGCTGGCCGCCCCGGTGGCCCACATCTGGTTTTTGCGCAGTCTTCCCAGCAAGATCGGAAATCTTTTGGACCTCACCATGAGGGATCTGGAAAGGGTCCTGTATTTCGACTCCTATATCGTCTTGAATGCCGGAGATGTTCCCGGCTTGAAGAAATACGATCTGCTCAGTGAAGAGAAGTATCGCAGCCTTGTTCAGGAGTACGGGGCCGGCTTTCGTGCCGGAATCGGAGCCGAAGCCATTCGGGAATTGTTGGCCGAATTGGATCTGGCGGCCTTGGCTCGAGAACTGCGCACCGAAATGATGGAAACTTCTTCCGTGGCCAAGCGCAAGAAATTGGCCAAGCGCCTGAAAGTGATCGAAGCCTTTAAGGATTCGGACAATCAGCCGGAATGGACCATCATGAACGTCATTCCGGTTCTGCCTCCGGACCTGAGGCCTTTAGTGCCTTTGGACGGAGGTCGGTTTGCCACAAGCGACCTCAACGATTTGTACCGGCGCGTCATCAACCGAAACAACCGCCTCAAAAGGCTGATGGATCTCAATGCGCCCGATATCATCATTCGAAACGAAAAACGCATGCTTCAGGAAGCCGTGGATGTTCTTTTCGACAACGGGCGCCGCGGCAAAACCATCACGGGAGCCAACAAACGGCCGCTCAAGTCTTTGAGTGACATGCTCAAGGGCAAGCAAGGCCGTTTTCGTCAGAACCTTCTCGGCAAACGCGTGGACTATTCCGGCCGTACCGTGATCGTGGTGGGACCGAACCTCAGGCTGCACCAGTGCGGCTTGCCCAAAAAGATGGCCCTGGAGCTTTTCAAGCCCTTTGTCTACAACAAGCTGGAAGAAAAGGGCCATGTGGGGACCATCAAGGCTGCCAAGAAGATGGTGGAAAAGGAAACCCCGGAGGTTTGGGACACCCTGGATGAAGTGGTGCGGGAGTTTCCGGTGATGCTCAACCGAGCCCCGACCTTGCACCGACTGGGCATTCAGGCCTTTGAGCCTATCCTGATCGAAGGGAAAGCCATTCAGCTGCACCCCTTGGTATGTACAGCCTTCAACGCGGACTTCGACGGGGACCAGATGGCCGTCCATGTGCCGCTTTCGATTGAAGCCCAAGCGGAAGCCCGCGTCCTTATGATGTCCACCAACAACATTTTGAGTCCGGCTCATGGTGGGCCGATCATTGTGCCGTCCCAGGACATTGTTCTTGGGCTTTATTACATGACACGAGAAAGGCCCTTTGCTAAGGGGGAGGGCCGCAGCTTTTCCGGCGTGGAGGAAGTGCGCTGCGCCTACGATGCCGGTGAAGTGCATTTGCATGCGCGCATCAAGGTTCGCCTCCATGGCCGTTTGATGGAAACCACCGTCGGTCGCGCTCTGTTATGGGAAACCATCAGCAGTCTTTTAGACGAACCCTTGAGCAAGGACGCTTCGCTCTTTCCCGAAATCTTTCAGCGGATCAACAAGGTCATGACCAAGAAGGCCTTGCTGGACCTCATCGATTTCAGTTACCGCAGAGCCGGAGAAAAAGCCACGGTCATCCTGGCGGACCGACTGAAAGACCTTGGCTACGCTCAAGCCACGCGCTCGGGATTGTCCATTGCCATCAAAGACATGACCATACCGTCGCGTAAATCGGAGATTATTGAAAAGGCTTTTGAAGAAGTCAGAGAGATAGAACGTCAGTACAACGAAGGTTTGATCACCGGAGGTGAAAAATACAACAAGGTCGTGGATATTTGGGCCAAAGCCACGGACAGTGTGGCCGCCGAGATGATGAAGGAGATCGAAACGGAAATTGTTGAGGGTCCCGACGGGCAAAAGGCTCGAACCACTTCTTACAACCCTATTTTCATGATGGCGGACTCCGGTGCTCGTGGCAGCAAAGACCAAATGCGGCAGCTTTCGGGAATGCGCGGCCTTATGGCCAAGCCTTCCGGGGAAATCATCGAAACCCCAATCACGGCCAATTTCCGTGAAGGACTCACCGTGCTCCAGTACTTCATTTCCACACACGGGGCGCGAAAAGGTCTAGCCGACACAGCCCTCAAGACGGCCAACTCCGGGTATCTGACCCGCCGCTTGGTGGATGTGTCGCAAGACGTCATTATCACCGAGCAAGACTGCGGCACGATGGACGGCATCATGGCCGAAGCCCTTCTGGAAGCCGGCGAAATCATTCAACGGCTGGGAGAAAGAATCCTGGGCAGGGTGGCTTTGGAAGACGTCGTGGACCCCGTCACGGGCGACGTTCTGGTGCATGCGGGTGAGGAAATCGATGAGGAAGGAGTCAAGAAGATCGAAGATGCCGGCATCGAAAAGGTCCCCATCCGCTCCATCCTCACGTGCCAGAGCCGCCATGGGGTTTGTGCGACCTGCTACGGACGGGACTTGGCGCACGGCAAGAGGGTTCAGATCGGTGAAGCCATCGGCATCATCGCCGCTCAGTCCATCGGAGAACCCGGCACCCAGCTCACCATGCGGACCTTCCACATTGGTGGAACGGCGAGCAAGCGCATTGAGCAGACGGCCATTCAGAACCGGTATCCGGGTCAGGTGAAATTCGTCAACCTCAACACGGTGCTCAACCGCGAAGGCGATCTGGTGGCCATGAACCGCAATGGGGAGATTGCCATTGTGAGTGAGAGCGGTCGGGAGCGGGAACGTTACATCATCGTCTACGGGGCCAAGCTTAAGGTTCGAGACGGGCAATGGGTGGAGCCGGAGACCCTCTTGGCGGAATGGGATCCTTACTTTACACCCATTCTCACCGATGTGCAGGGAACGGTCAAATTTGGGGACATCATCGAAGGGGTGACCATGCAAGAAAGGCTGGATCCCGTCACGGGGAAATCCAGCAAGGTGGTGGTGGAGGTTCGAGAGGGCGATATGAGGCCTCGTGTCTCCATCAAGGATGAGAAAGGCCGAACGGCTCGTGTCGGGGACGGAGGTCACGCCCGATACTATATGCCCGTGGGCGCCATCCTCATGGTCAATGAAGGGGATTCGGTTTTTCCCGGCGATGTGTTGGCCCGAATTCCTCGAGAAACCACCAAAACCAAAGACATCACGGGCGGTTTGCCTCGTGTCGCTGAACTTTTCGAGGTGCGTAAACCCAAGGAACATGCGGTCATTACGGAAATTGAAGGTGTGGTGAGTTTCGGCAAAGACGCCAAAGGAAAACGCAAGGTTATCGTCACGCCCGAAGTGGGTGAGCCTCGGGAGTATCTCATTCCCAAGGGCAAACACATCAGTGTCCATGAAGGCGACTACGTTAGGGCCGGTGAACCCCTTATGGACGGTTCTCCCAATCCTCACGATGTGTTGAACGTGCTTGGGGAAAAGGAGCTGGCCAAGTACCTGGTCAACGAAGTGCAACAGGTGTACCGACTTCAGGGTGTGAAGATCAACGACAAGCACATCGAAGTCATCGTGCGTCAGATGCTTCGCCGTGTGCGCATCATTAACCCGGGCGACTCGGATTTCCTGCTTGGGGAACATGTGGAAAAGCATGTCTTCGAAGAGGTGAACCGAAGACTGGAAGCGGAAGGGAAAATGCCTGCAGCGGCTGAACCTTTGCTTCTCGGTATCACCAAGGCGTCCTTGAGTACGGAAAGTTTCATTTCGGCGGCGTCTTTTCAAGAGACCACCAAGGTACTGACGGACGCTGCGGCGGCCGGCAAGGTGGACCGTCTGCGGGGTCTCAAGGAAAACGTCATCATGGGAAGACTGATTCCTGCGGGGACAGGCATGCGGCGTTACCGAAAGCTTCATGTGAGCGCCGAGGCCTTGCAGGAAAGGTGA